A genomic stretch from Desulfolutivibrio sulfodismutans DSM 3696 includes:
- a CDS encoding universal stress protein, translating into MDKHFLVTIGDDPGIFYGVGFLSHFFDAKDRVRVTLFHIAPQPPAVWPEELSYETKKALEDNVGRLEDKGRLALAAARERFLGSGFLPRKIEEKFIFGAFPRAGNLVMEGEYGDYDAVVLGQRGFAGLSAFLDRGVGVEIMRESFDFPLWVCRFPDYGRSGVLVCVDGSSAALRAVDHVGSMLEGENRHAVTLFYVSGQAQKGAAQAVFARAREVLAARGVAPERITARLVASDHVARAALAEAESGRYAVVAAGRTGQGRGSTPLGGLSRAFFGSTSDVLFHELAGAVLWVCR; encoded by the coding sequence ATGGACAAGCACTTCCTGGTGACCATAGGGGATGACCCCGGTATTTTCTACGGCGTCGGCTTCCTCAGCCATTTTTTCGACGCCAAGGATCGGGTGCGGGTGACGCTTTTCCACATCGCCCCCCAGCCTCCGGCGGTCTGGCCCGAGGAACTGAGCTACGAGACCAAAAAGGCCTTGGAGGACAACGTCGGGCGCCTGGAGGACAAGGGCCGCCTGGCCCTGGCCGCCGCCCGGGAGCGTTTTTTGGGCTCGGGATTTTTACCGCGCAAGATCGAGGAGAAATTCATCTTCGGGGCCTTCCCCCGGGCCGGGAATCTGGTCATGGAGGGGGAGTACGGCGACTATGACGCCGTGGTCCTGGGGCAACGCGGTTTCGCGGGCTTAAGCGCCTTCCTGGATCGCGGGGTCGGGGTCGAGATCATGCGCGAATCCTTCGACTTTCCCCTGTGGGTCTGCCGCTTCCCGGACTATGGGCGATCCGGGGTGCTGGTCTGCGTGGACGGCTCAAGCGCCGCGCTTCGGGCCGTGGACCATGTGGGGAGCATGCTTGAGGGGGAGAACCGGCACGCCGTGACCCTTTTTTATGTCTCGGGACAGGCACAGAAGGGGGCTGCGCAGGCCGTGTTCGCCCGGGCCCGGGAGGTGCTTGCCGCCAGGGGCGTTGCGCCCGAACGCATCACCGCCCGGCTGGTCGCGTCCGACCATGTGGCCAGGGCCGCGCTTGCCGAGGCCGAATCCGGGCGGTATGCCGTGGTGGCCGCCGGGCGCACGGGCCAGGGACGGGGGAGCACGCCGCTTGGCGGGCTGTCCCGGGCCTTTTTCGGGTCAACCAGCGATGTGTTGTTCCACGAGTTGGCCGGGGCGGTCCTGTGGGTGTGCCGCTGA
- the nth gene encoding endonuclease III, with the protein MDRQARATIILERLRPRYPGAASALTWTNPFELLVSTVLAAQCTDARVNLVTPEFFRRWPDPAALAAADVAEVEVVVHSTGFFRNKAKNLVAAAKMMVAEHGGAAPRTLAELTALPGLARKTANIVSGNAYGNHEGIAVDTHVKRLSYRLDLTDSENPVVIEKDLMPLFPREAWGEINHLLVLFGRDVCQARKPRCQDCPLADVCPRKGLPRF; encoded by the coding sequence GTGGACAGGCAAGCGCGCGCCACAATCATTCTTGAGCGGTTGCGGCCCCGGTATCCCGGGGCCGCCTCCGCCCTGACCTGGACAAATCCCTTCGAACTTCTCGTCTCCACGGTGCTGGCCGCCCAGTGCACCGACGCCCGGGTCAATCTGGTGACCCCGGAATTTTTCCGGCGTTGGCCCGACCCGGCCGCCCTGGCCGCAGCCGATGTGGCCGAGGTGGAGGTCGTGGTCCATTCCACGGGCTTTTTCCGCAACAAGGCCAAAAATCTTGTCGCCGCCGCGAAAATGATGGTGGCCGAACACGGCGGCGCGGCTCCGCGCACCCTGGCGGAGCTTACGGCCCTGCCGGGACTGGCCCGCAAGACCGCCAACATCGTGTCCGGGAACGCCTACGGCAACCACGAGGGCATTGCCGTGGACACCCACGTCAAGCGCCTGTCGTACCGCCTGGACCTGACGGATTCCGAAAACCCCGTGGTCATCGAAAAAGACCTCATGCCCCTTTTTCCGCGTGAGGCGTGGGGTGAAATCAACCATCTGCTGGTGCTGTTCGGCCGCGACGTGTGCCAGGCCCGAAAGCCCCGTTGCCAGGACTGTCCCCTGGCCGATGTCTGCCCCCGGAAGGGGCTTCCCCGTTTTTGA
- the yedE gene encoding YedE family putative selenium transporter, with amino-acid sequence MKNFFSSKQGIIAVGLAIGVLAPLLQFWGNPGNMGICVACFERDMAGAVGLHRAAIVQYMRPEIIGFVLGSLLAAFFAKDFRPRAGSAPIARFILGAFAMIGALVFLGCPWRAILRLAGGDLSAIFGILGLVAGIWIGTIFFRKGYNLGRSQKTHASVGLIMPLVMLGFFALMLLYPQIDKEPQSGVLFYSVQGPGSMHAPLLASLAVGLLVGVIAQRSRFCTMGAFRDVILFKQSHLLLGVIALFVAAVVVNALLGQVKIGFEGQPVAHTQQVWNFAGMLLAGLCFALAGGCPGRQLFLSGEGDGDAAVFVFGMIVGAGFAHNFGLASSPQGVGPHGIAAVFIGLAVCLYFGLTMRAKA; translated from the coding sequence ATGAAGAATTTCTTTTCCTCAAAGCAGGGCATCATCGCCGTGGGCCTTGCCATCGGCGTCTTGGCCCCGCTGCTGCAATTCTGGGGCAACCCGGGAAACATGGGCATCTGCGTGGCCTGCTTCGAGCGCGACATGGCAGGGGCCGTGGGCCTGCACCGGGCGGCCATCGTCCAGTACATGCGCCCGGAGATCATCGGCTTCGTGCTCGGTTCCCTTCTGGCGGCGTTTTTCGCCAAGGACTTCCGTCCCCGGGCCGGGTCCGCGCCGATTGCCCGGTTCATCCTGGGGGCGTTCGCCATGATCGGGGCATTGGTTTTTCTGGGCTGCCCCTGGCGGGCCATCCTGCGTCTGGCCGGCGGCGACCTGAGCGCCATTTTCGGCATTCTGGGCCTTGTGGCGGGCATCTGGATCGGAACCATCTTTTTCCGCAAGGGCTACAACCTGGGCCGCAGCCAAAAAACCCACGCCTCGGTGGGGCTGATCATGCCCCTGGTCATGCTCGGTTTTTTCGCCCTCATGCTGCTGTATCCCCAGATCGATAAAGAGCCCCAGTCCGGCGTGCTGTTCTACAGCGTCCAAGGCCCTGGTTCCATGCACGCGCCTCTTCTGGCCTCCCTGGCCGTGGGCCTTTTGGTCGGCGTCATCGCCCAGCGCAGCCGGTTTTGCACCATGGGCGCGTTTCGCGACGTGATCCTTTTCAAGCAGTCCCACCTTCTGCTCGGGGTCATCGCCCTTTTCGTCGCGGCCGTGGTGGTCAACGCCCTGCTCGGGCAGGTGAAGATCGGCTTCGAGGGCCAGCCCGTGGCCCACACCCAGCAGGTCTGGAACTTCGCCGGGATGCTCCTGGCCGGACTGTGCTTCGCCCTGGCCGGGGGATGCCCGGGACGGCAGCTCTTTTTGTCCGGCGAGGGCGACGGCGACGCCGCCGTCTTCGTGTTCGGGATGATCGTTGGCGCGGGCTTCGCCCACAACTTCGGGCTGGCCAGCTCCCCCCAGGGCGTGGGGCCCCACGGCATCGCCGCCGTGTTCATCGGATTGGCCGTGTGCCTGTACTTCGGCCTGACCATGCGCGCCAAGGCATAA
- a CDS encoding Smr/MutS family protein: protein MAEQKRAGLDALKSLKIQKKKPEPVKAPPKPAPDPDIPADDEEHLFSQAMSGVRAMDGTVRGRVVVPKPADPRPGSMPESDPDGKNALLDLVAGRVEFELSFTDEYLQGFVRDMDQKVFRQLRAGQFSPEAHLDMHGQNAAQAQLALLHFVRENYLAGKRCLLLIPGRGANSPGGLPVLKEELKTWLTRDPLKRVILAFATALPRHGGAGALYVLLRKFKKTKGKVRWENFWDDLG, encoded by the coding sequence ATGGCAGAACAAAAACGTGCGGGCCTCGACGCCCTCAAATCCCTTAAAATCCAGAAAAAAAAACCGGAACCGGTCAAGGCCCCGCCAAAGCCTGCCCCGGACCCGGATATCCCGGCCGATGACGAAGAACATCTGTTCTCCCAGGCCATGTCCGGGGTGCGGGCCATGGACGGCACGGTTCGGGGCCGGGTCGTGGTTCCCAAGCCTGCCGATCCGCGCCCCGGTTCCATGCCCGAGTCCGATCCGGACGGCAAAAACGCCCTGCTGGACCTTGTTGCCGGGCGGGTGGAATTTGAATTGTCGTTTACCGACGAATACCTGCAGGGATTTGTCCGGGACATGGACCAGAAGGTCTTCCGCCAACTGCGCGCCGGGCAGTTCTCTCCCGAGGCCCATCTGGACATGCACGGCCAAAACGCCGCCCAGGCCCAATTGGCGCTTCTGCATTTCGTGCGCGAAAACTACCTGGCCGGGAAACGCTGCCTGCTCCTCATCCCCGGGCGCGGGGCCAACTCCCCGGGCGGGCTTCCCGTGCTCAAGGAGGAGCTCAAGACCTGGCTCACCCGCGACCCCTTGAAACGCGTCATCCTGGCCTTCGCCACGGCCCTGCCCCGGCACGGCGGCGCAGGGGCCCTGTACGTGCTCTTACGCAAGTTCAAAAAGACCAAGGGCAAGGTGCGCTGGGAAAATTTCTGGGACGACCTGGGATAG
- a CDS encoding NAD(P)H-hydrate dehydratase: MLAVVGTIPDPDVPVTEGLADISNQGLTVDGLRVAPDRGTPALLAAAAAACATLGLPAPYAFLVGDEGLGHGSRALYRHLADVLPGRRFSTLVFHYLMPDVMWHDKVLFAVEAMPERPRLIADAGFMYAAKMSGQAASYDLFTPDAGELAFLADETAPHPFYTRGFVLHEENRVPDLIARAYRGENAATTLLVKGGTDYIADATGVLFTVDGPGEEAMEAMGGTGDTVAGMAAALMESGRSAPMAAWCAARANRLAGRLARPNPGSRIAEIIPHIPEALRQALAEEPVP; the protein is encoded by the coding sequence ATGCTCGCCGTCGTAGGCACCATCCCCGATCCCGACGTGCCGGTCACCGAAGGCCTGGCGGATATTTCCAACCAGGGCCTGACCGTGGACGGCCTGCGCGTGGCTCCGGATCGGGGAACCCCGGCCCTTTTGGCGGCGGCCGCCGCAGCCTGCGCCACCCTCGGGTTGCCCGCGCCCTACGCCTTTCTGGTCGGCGACGAGGGCCTGGGCCACGGCAGCCGCGCCCTGTATCGCCATCTGGCGGACGTCCTGCCCGGACGGCGGTTTTCCACCCTGGTCTTTCACTATCTCATGCCCGACGTCATGTGGCACGACAAGGTGCTCTTCGCCGTGGAGGCCATGCCCGAGCGCCCCAGGCTCATTGCCGACGCCGGATTCATGTATGCGGCCAAGATGAGCGGGCAGGCCGCGTCCTACGACCTCTTCACCCCGGACGCCGGGGAACTGGCCTTTTTGGCCGACGAAACCGCGCCGCATCCCTTCTATACCCGGGGGTTCGTCCTGCATGAGGAAAACCGCGTGCCGGACCTGATCGCCAGGGCCTACCGGGGCGAGAATGCGGCCACGACGCTTCTGGTCAAGGGCGGCACGGATTATATCGCCGACGCCACAGGGGTGCTTTTCACCGTGGACGGCCCCGGCGAAGAGGCCATGGAGGCCATGGGCGGCACCGGCGACACCGTGGCCGGGATGGCTGCGGCGCTCATGGAATCCGGCCGATCCGCGCCCATGGCGGCGTGGTGTGCGGCCAGGGCCAACCGGCTGGCCGGGAGGCTGGCCCGCCCCAACCCGGGGTCGCGCATCGCCGAGATCATCCCCCACATACCCGAGGCCCTGCGCCAGGCCCTGGCCGAGGAGCCCGTCCCATGA
- a CDS encoding DUF3343 domain-containing protein, which translates to MILGFLDRFRKKDPGPPPASKADRGLLLFENTSEVIRAEKALREGGFAVRVVGPPPEVRTGCDLAVEFPLIEGLRIRRRLEAANVPPLDTIPVTGPLLAPVDIFQVKDFGAYLMVRAANMKLTVEKATGVIVNVSGGGCPDVPYLAARLIGHRLDEAPSPREIGHTLCGYALGLAFEEMKEQCSPS; encoded by the coding sequence ATGATTTTGGGATTTCTCGACCGCTTTCGGAAAAAAGACCCCGGCCCGCCGCCCGCATCCAAAGCTGACCGGGGTCTTTTGCTGTTTGAAAACACCAGCGAGGTCATCAGGGCCGAGAAGGCCCTGCGTGAGGGCGGGTTTGCGGTCAGGGTGGTGGGGCCGCCGCCTGAGGTGCGCACGGGCTGCGATCTGGCCGTGGAGTTCCCGCTCATCGAGGGCCTGCGCATCCGTCGCAGGCTCGAGGCCGCGAATGTGCCGCCCCTGGACACGATTCCGGTCACCGGCCCCCTTTTGGCCCCGGTGGACATCTTCCAGGTCAAGGACTTCGGGGCCTATCTCATGGTCCGGGCCGCGAACATGAAACTGACTGTGGAAAAGGCCACCGGCGTCATCGTCAACGTCTCGGGCGGCGGCTGCCCGGACGTGCCGTACCTGGCGGCGCGGCTCATCGGCCACAGACTCGACGAGGCCCCCTCGCCGCGCGAGATCGGCCACACCCTGTGCGGTTACGCCCTGGGGCTGGCTTTCGAGGAAATGAAAGAACAATGCTCGCCGTCGTAG
- a CDS encoding tetratricopeptide repeat protein has product MSDQFRILGIYSLTRSTEVGVGGTAKGYEQKTYWFVRRLPDDSYEVQPINANHLPSGIKRILSKGEFLAGYAPEPGYYEKKTLPLVQSLKKKLTQGEEALCAGNLNDAEKLFCKALLLDEDNPTANMALGEVYCRRQEHKRLEAVLRRILNLDEVFKEEQRHIFNSFGISLRKEKYFAEAIRYYRRAIEFNPTDENLHFNAARAYFEAGELTLCVEHLEQALQLRPDFAEAAEFLRYLDSSSAVTDAPSATAVTDGAGPHRGE; this is encoded by the coding sequence ATGTCCGATCAATTCCGGATTCTCGGAATCTATTCCCTGACAAGGTCCACCGAGGTTGGAGTTGGGGGAACAGCCAAAGGTTACGAACAAAAGACCTATTGGTTTGTGCGGCGTCTGCCGGACGATTCCTATGAGGTACAGCCGATAAATGCCAATCATCTTCCATCTGGCATAAAACGCATCCTTTCCAAGGGGGAGTTCCTGGCGGGATACGCACCGGAACCTGGATATTACGAAAAAAAGACCCTTCCCCTTGTCCAATCCCTGAAAAAGAAGCTGACCCAGGGCGAGGAGGCGCTTTGCGCGGGCAACCTCAATGATGCCGAGAAATTGTTCTGCAAGGCCCTGCTGCTCGATGAGGACAATCCCACAGCCAATATGGCCCTTGGCGAGGTGTACTGCCGCAGGCAGGAGCACAAGCGTCTGGAGGCCGTCTTGCGGCGCATCCTGAACCTGGACGAGGTCTTCAAAGAGGAACAGCGCCATATCTTCAACAGCTTCGGCATCAGCCTGCGCAAGGAGAAGTATTTCGCCGAGGCGATCCGCTATTACCGCCGGGCCATCGAGTTCAACCCCACGGACGAGAATCTGCATTTCAATGCAGCTCGCGCCTACTTCGAGGCCGGTGAGCTCACCCTGTGCGTCGAACACCTGGAGCAGGCCTTGCAATTGCGGCCTGATTTCGCCGAAGCCGCCGAGTTTCTGCGCTACCTCGACTCCTCTTCGGCCGTCACGGACGCCCCTTCCGCGACCGCTGTGACGGATGGGGCCGGGCCGCATCGAGGGGAATGA
- a CDS encoding ATP-binding protein, translated as MTTPDRHEQTEYCLWDTSDREFQVGIIGAGSGFMSILDILGNEQYQEFLPGLKLTAVADLGPQPASRAYVEKLGVPIYETFQEMLAAHPGIDLVVELIGSRAKLRAIRSALPDTVSLIDHNAAFFLCGLHNMLQVSTHCQVNLDRHKELLNAIIDEVRDDIILLDKEGRVVDLNKNVYQRLGKEKAELLGLPCWQVQTLDDGRPFCCGQDKDCPFFSTLSTGREAEALFTRLDADGRLMYFRIYAYPIFNPLGNMTHIMVMRRDITRRTYRERHQQHAEKLAVIGEMSMYLAHEIRNPLFAISGFTKSLLDSANLAEKEREKLRIIAEEAKRLDRMLSSILSFSRQTQTVSGPVDINRVSEEAVELMRIGYADKGYRFVFNADPNIPRGRAESETIKQCLVNLMLNSMEAMPAGGEIRVRTGMEEDRPMVEVADRGRGMSQAEMDKVFSPFHTTKGQGYGLGLAMIKKMIEEFGGQVTLSSREGHGTAVTLHFAPILAGEEERQAVDDLKAPRDVA; from the coding sequence ATGACCACCCCGGACAGACACGAGCAGACTGAATATTGTTTGTGGGACACCTCCGACCGGGAATTCCAGGTAGGCATCATCGGCGCCGGGTCCGGGTTCATGTCCATTCTGGATATCCTGGGCAACGAGCAATACCAGGAATTTTTGCCGGGCCTGAAACTGACGGCCGTGGCCGATCTCGGACCCCAGCCCGCCAGCCGGGCCTATGTGGAAAAGCTCGGGGTGCCGATCTACGAAACCTTCCAGGAGATGCTGGCGGCCCACCCCGGCATCGACCTGGTGGTGGAGCTCATCGGTTCCCGGGCCAAGCTGCGGGCCATCCGTTCGGCCTTGCCGGACACGGTTTCGCTTATCGACCACAATGCGGCCTTTTTCCTGTGCGGCCTGCACAACATGCTCCAGGTCAGCACCCACTGCCAGGTCAACCTGGACCGGCACAAGGAACTCTTAAACGCCATCATCGACGAGGTGCGCGACGACATCATCCTCCTGGACAAGGAGGGGCGCGTGGTGGACCTCAATAAAAACGTCTACCAGCGCCTGGGCAAGGAGAAGGCCGAACTTCTGGGGCTGCCCTGCTGGCAGGTGCAGACCCTCGACGACGGACGGCCCTTTTGCTGCGGCCAGGACAAGGACTGTCCCTTTTTCTCCACCCTCTCCACCGGCCGCGAGGCCGAGGCCCTGTTTACCCGACTCGATGCCGACGGCCGACTCATGTATTTTCGCATCTATGCCTATCCCATCTTCAATCCGCTGGGGAATATGACCCACATCATGGTCATGCGCCGGGACATCACACGGCGCACCTACCGGGAACGCCACCAGCAGCACGCCGAAAAGCTGGCGGTCATCGGCGAGATGTCCATGTACCTGGCCCATGAGATCCGAAATCCCCTGTTCGCCATCTCCGGCTTCACCAAGTCGCTTCTGGACTCGGCGAACCTGGCGGAAAAGGAACGGGAAAAGCTGCGCATCATCGCCGAGGAGGCCAAGCGCCTGGATCGCATGCTGTCGAGCATTTTAAGCTTCTCGCGCCAGACCCAGACCGTGTCCGGCCCCGTGGACATAAACCGGGTCAGCGAGGAGGCCGTGGAGCTTATGCGTATCGGCTATGCCGACAAGGGGTACCGCTTCGTGTTCAATGCCGATCCCAACATCCCGCGCGGCCGGGCCGAGTCCGAGACCATCAAGCAATGTCTGGTCAACCTGATGCTCAATTCCATGGAGGCCATGCCCGCAGGCGGCGAGATCCGGGTGCGTACGGGCATGGAGGAGGACCGGCCGATGGTCGAGGTGGCGGATCGCGGCCGGGGCATGAGCCAGGCCGAGATGGACAAGGTCTTTAGCCCCTTCCACACCACCAAGGGCCAGGGGTACGGATTGGGGTTGGCCATGATCAAAAAGATGATCGAGGAGTTCGGCGGCCAGGTGACCCTGTCCAGCCGGGAGGGGCATGGAACCGCCGTGACCCTGCATTTCGCGCCCATCCTGGCGGGCGAGGAGGAACGGCAGGCCGTGGACGACCTCAAGGCCCCACGGGACGTCGCCTAG
- a CDS encoding sigma-54-dependent transcriptional regulator: MAQILIVDDDHQLRQSFERLLSAEGYTVRTASTGEAGVEMVRESLPDLVVMDVRMPGLSGLEAFAAMREIEPRLPVIIMTAHGTTETAIEATRMGAFDYVLKPFDIPDILKLIEKGLSAGRFMRSKVEMDAPAEGGEGEAIVGGGPAMQEVYKAIGRAAPTDATVLIRGESGTGKELVARAVYQYSSRAGKPFLVINCVAIPETLLESELFGYERGAFTGASGRKVGKIEQANRGTVFLDEIGDMPVSIQAKLLRLLQEKHVERLGGAGPIPVDVRIIAATNRDLEQAVAKGAFREDLYYRLKVVTMTLPPLRERREDIPLLAKHFLCRFSREAGVPDPGLTPQALDFLTGHDWPGNVRELANVLQKNLIFNRGGPITADDLQQAAGVTPQAAAAGTATPALEAGGDGSAQEFLRRFVRGELVAARDDEGAFESLMDRFGAVVIAEALAMTGGNRTRAARLLGLSRPTLLARIEKYGLKIETSVTSQLGATDPDSPGR, from the coding sequence GTGGCACAGATTCTGATTGTGGACGACGACCACCAGTTGCGCCAGAGCTTCGAGCGCCTGCTTTCCGCCGAGGGCTACACGGTACGCACGGCCTCAACTGGCGAGGCCGGGGTGGAGATGGTCCGCGAGAGCCTGCCCGATCTGGTGGTCATGGACGTGCGCATGCCGGGCCTAAGCGGCCTGGAGGCCTTCGCGGCCATGCGCGAGATCGAGCCGAGGCTCCCGGTGATCATCATGACCGCCCACGGCACCACGGAAACCGCCATCGAGGCCACCCGCATGGGGGCCTTCGACTACGTGCTCAAGCCCTTCGACATCCCCGACATCTTGAAGCTCATCGAAAAGGGCTTAAGCGCCGGGCGCTTCATGCGCTCCAAGGTGGAGATGGACGCCCCGGCCGAGGGCGGCGAGGGCGAGGCCATCGTGGGCGGCGGCCCGGCCATGCAGGAGGTCTACAAGGCCATCGGCCGGGCGGCGCCCACCGACGCCACGGTGCTCATCCGGGGCGAGTCCGGCACGGGCAAGGAACTCGTGGCCCGGGCCGTCTACCAATACAGCTCCCGGGCCGGGAAGCCGTTTTTGGTCATCAACTGCGTGGCCATCCCGGAAACGCTTCTGGAATCGGAACTCTTCGGCTACGAGCGGGGGGCCTTCACCGGGGCCTCGGGCCGCAAGGTGGGCAAGATCGAACAGGCCAACCGGGGCACGGTCTTTCTGGACGAGATCGGGGACATGCCGGTCTCCATCCAGGCCAAGCTTTTGCGCCTTTTGCAGGAAAAGCATGTGGAGCGCCTGGGCGGGGCTGGCCCCATCCCCGTGGACGTGCGCATCATCGCCGCCACCAACCGGGATCTGGAACAGGCCGTGGCCAAAGGGGCCTTTCGCGAGGATCTGTATTACCGCCTCAAGGTGGTGACCATGACCCTGCCCCCCTTGCGGGAGCGGCGCGAGGACATCCCGCTTCTGGCCAAACATTTTTTGTGCCGTTTTTCCCGCGAGGCCGGCGTGCCCGATCCGGGGCTGACCCCGCAGGCCTTGGACTTTCTGACCGGGCATGACTGGCCGGGAAACGTGCGCGAATTGGCCAATGTCCTGCAAAAAAACCTGATATTCAACCGGGGCGGTCCCATCACCGCCGACGATCTGCAACAGGCCGCCGGGGTGACGCCCCAGGCGGCGGCCGCCGGGACGGCGACCCCCGCTTTGGAGGCTGGAGGCGACGGCTCGGCCCAGGAATTTCTGCGGCGGTTCGTGCGCGGGGAGCTGGTGGCGGCCCGGGACGACGAGGGGGCCTTCGAATCGCTCATGGACCGTTTCGGGGCGGTGGTCATTGCCGAGGCTCTGGCCATGACCGGCGGCAACCGCACCCGGGCGGCCAGACTTCTCGGGCTGTCGCGGCCAACGCTTCTGGCCCGCATCGAAAAATACGGATTGAAAATCGAGACCTCGGTGACCTCCCAGCTTGGCGCGACCGATCCCGACAGCCCCGGGCGATGA
- a CDS encoding sensor histidine kinase encodes MFVRKSVPGSLSPRLWSLRARLILVLGTLVALSLGGAVLSLWYGHMARNLYLSTLEGDVAGLAAAQELENALLALYAEAAGARSRGTMDAAEGLAAGRRRVEEWLRKARDAAGGEAARQGLSQLDASWFEVQEAMDMAFDRSSTPEAGLELLSRRFHEAFSRAEAYKSLFREGIAARRADYQERTDALVAMVWIALPLVALLGLALTHLVFWRILNPIRHLARTGAGADKELCDGNEVKTLARRFGNLLVAVDRAESDLEVSRDHLMQSEKLALVGKLAAGVAHTIRNPLTSVKMRLFSLERVLRLEPAQKEDFEVISEEIRHIDTIVRNFLEFSRPPKLVSRPTSLSDVVDTTLNLLKHRLESYGVTVEVLRAKRLTPISADPDQLKEALVNLVLNACEAMVEGGRIVIREEEGVMEPAGRVVVVRISDTGPGVPEFIRDRVFQPFFTTKGEGSGLGLPIAQRIVEEHGGWINLHSPEGRGATFALIFPHTEERTWHRF; translated from the coding sequence ATGTTCGTCCGAAAATCCGTGCCCGGCTCCCTTTCTCCGCGCCTGTGGAGCCTGCGGGCCCGGCTGATCCTGGTCCTGGGGACGCTTGTGGCCCTCAGCCTGGGGGGGGCGGTCCTGTCTTTGTGGTACGGCCACATGGCCCGCAACCTGTATCTCTCCACCCTGGAAGGCGACGTGGCCGGTCTGGCGGCGGCCCAGGAGCTGGAAAACGCCCTGCTGGCCCTGTATGCCGAGGCGGCCGGGGCCAGGAGCCGGGGGACCATGGACGCCGCCGAGGGGCTTGCGGCCGGACGCAGGCGGGTGGAGGAGTGGCTGCGCAAGGCCCGCGATGCGGCAGGCGGCGAGGCCGCCCGGCAGGGGCTTTCCCAACTGGACGCGTCCTGGTTCGAGGTTCAGGAGGCCATGGACATGGCCTTTGACCGGTCCTCGACCCCCGAGGCCGGTCTTGAGCTTTTATCCCGGCGTTTCCACGAGGCCTTTTCCCGGGCCGAGGCCTACAAGAGCCTTTTTCGGGAGGGCATTGCGGCCCGGCGCGCCGACTACCAGGAGCGCACCGACGCCCTGGTGGCCATGGTCTGGATCGCCTTGCCCCTGGTGGCCCTTCTGGGGCTGGCCCTGACGCATCTGGTCTTTTGGCGCATTTTGAACCCCATCCGCCATCTGGCCCGCACCGGGGCCGGAGCCGACAAGGAGTTGTGCGACGGCAACGAGGTCAAGACCCTGGCCCGGCGTTTCGGCAATCTGCTTGTGGCCGTGGACCGGGCCGAATCCGATCTGGAGGTGAGCCGGGACCATCTCATGCAGTCGGAAAAGCTGGCCCTGGTGGGCAAGCTGGCTGCCGGGGTGGCCCATACTATCCGCAATCCCCTGACCTCGGTCAAAATGCGGCTTTTCTCCCTGGAGCGCGTCCTGCGCCTGGAGCCCGCCCAGAAGGAGGACTTCGAGGTCATTTCGGAAGAGATCCGGCACATCGACACCATCGTGCGCAACTTTCTGGAGTTTTCCCGGCCGCCCAAGCTGGTTTCCCGGCCCACGAGCCTGTCCGACGTGGTGGACACCACCCTAAATCTCCTCAAGCACAGGTTGGAATCTTACGGGGTGACGGTGGAGGTCTTGCGGGCCAAGCGGCTGACCCCCATCAGCGCCGACCCCGACCAGCTCAAGGAGGCCCTGGTCAATCTGGTGCTCAACGCCTGCGAGGCCATGGTCGAGGGCGGCCGGATCGTCATTCGCGAGGAGGAGGGGGTCATGGAGCCGGCCGGGCGGGTGGTGGTGGTGCGCATCAGCGACACCGGGCCGGGGGTGCCGGAATTTATCCGCGACCGGGTGTTTCAGCCCTTTTTCACCACCAAGGGCGAAGGCTCCGGCCTGGGACTGCCCATTGCCCAGCGTATCGTGGAGGAGCACGGCGGGTGGATCAACCTGCATTCCCCCGAGGGCCGGGGGGCCACCTTCGCCTTGATCTTTCCGCACACCGAGGAGCGCACGTGGCACAGATTCTGA
- a CDS encoding sulfurtransferase TusA family protein, giving the protein MEKTIDARGLSCPQPVLDTLSAIAAMGSGKLTVLVDTEASKENVSRAIQAKGWRLDAVAEDGGEYRLDISKG; this is encoded by the coding sequence ATGGAAAAGACCATAGATGCCAGGGGGCTGTCCTGCCCCCAGCCGGTTTTGGATACGCTTTCGGCCATTGCGGCCATGGGTTCGGGGAAGCTGACCGTTTTGGTCGATACCGAGGCCTCCAAGGAAAACGTGTCCCGGGCCATCCAGGCCAAGGGCTGGCGGCTTGACGCCGTGGCCGAGGACGGTGGAGAATACCGCCTCGACATCAGCAAGGGATGA